The Oncorhynchus gorbuscha isolate QuinsamMale2020 ecotype Even-year linkage group LG08, OgorEven_v1.0, whole genome shotgun sequence DNA window CTAGACGTGCGTGCTGCGGTTTTGCCCGCAAGTGCGTGGTGCAGTATTTCGAGGGCATGCGGGAAGACTCAGTGCGAGGACTGCCTCTCTCACCCGAAGTCAGGTACAGGAGGAAAGAAGATAtggtggaagaggaggatgagagactCCATGGGATTACCCAGCAAGAACAGATGGATCAGCTGCTTCAAACATGATTCCAGTGTAAACCTGAGCTGGATGTCACTAGAATGGCCTACAGGCCAAAGTGTGTGTCACCTGGGAGGAAGACAATGGAAAACCCCTCTACTCAGacgtttaataataataatataatatatgccatttagcagacgcttttatccaaagcgacttacagtcatgtgtgcatagatgtgtgtgtgattgtgtaaaTAGTACTTATTCGCTTATTACTGTTTTCCATGGGCTGCATAATATAGAGTGTACCTAGAAACTATGTGCCTGGGTGTATTGGAATGTGCTGGGATTTAGACTGACTTGTTCTGCATAGTTCATTTTACATACTGCTCAACTCCATGGATATCAGACAGATGCAAATTAGGGATGGACTGAGTTATTCAACACTTGACATTATGCTAGTTATTCTTCAAAAGGTACCTGGTACTAATGGTGATAGATTTAATGAATCCCAAAGTAATTCATTGGTTACTACTGTGTAATTACCATACATGTGTTTTGGTAAACAACTGGTCATGTCTGTACTGTAAAATAAAGTGCAATTCAATATTGTTTATATTTTATGTGTAGTTTCTTAGATGTAGTCAGTTGCTCTGAGATAGTAGTCAGCTTGCAGCCACCATGTTGCTCTGTGATCATTCAACATGTGTTTTCAGTTCAAAAAAGAAAGAGGAAACCGGAGGGCAGTTCCCGACGATGAGTCACTGAACATGCCCAGaccccagacaacacacacaaagAGGAATGTTTCTCCCCCCGAACCTACCAGCATGGACTCTTTGGTACTTTAGGAAATCATATACCCATTTTTGCTTTTACTCAAAGATTTTGTTTTTCAACCGTTCTACAAAAGAATGTACCTCAAATAACATATCTCCCGGCTATAGAATGTAAGTTTGCATGACTTCATTGATTCCAGATTTTCTTCTCTGTTCTTTTCCTGTGGAATCACATGGCTTCTGTTAAGGCTTTAGCTCCACACAGAATGTGCTAGTATGAACCAATGCTAAAGTTATGCAGTTGATCTGCGTCAGTTTACCAGGAAATACATGTATAAACATCATTTTATGTTCTTCGATAAAATTAAATCCATTAGTCAATGATGTAGGCATTCCCAGTTGTTGCAGCCTCAATTACCAGTGCATAGAATGCTCTTATCGCCATATTATCTTACCGGGCAGCTCAGATGACAAAGATCTCATGTATCTCCCTCACTTTCTATAGCGTGACTCCCCAGTGTGCAAGCTCCAAAATAGGAAAACCCTCCATTGCTCTCCAGTGTCAGACAACACACCAAACATTTCAAAATGGCTGCTCTCATCACAGAGAACTTCAAGTTTGTCTCGCTCTTCTTCAAGAGCAAGGACGTAATGATCTTCAATGGCTTGATAGCCCTGGGCACGGTGGCCAGTCAGACCATGTACAACATATTTGCCTTCGACTGCCCGTGCTCCTCCGGGCGGAACTATCTCTATGGCCTGGCAGCCATCGGGGTGCCCGCCCTGGCATTCTACCTCGTTGGCATCATGCTGAATAAGAGTACCTGGGATCTGGTGTCTGAGTGCCGCCTCAGGAGGTGCCGGAAACTATCGGGGGCGGCTGCCTTCGCCGTCCTGGGCACTATCATTGGCAGAGCGGCCGTGGCTCCGGTGACGTGGGCTGTCATCTCACTGTTACGTGGGGAGGCCTATGTCTGTGCCCTCAGTGAGTTTGTGGACCCTTCAACCTTGGAAGGTTTTCCCTCTggacaggggttagaggtcatggCCAGGTTTCCCTGTAAGTCCACGGTCCCACAGGAGATGCAGGGTTTTTGGGCGGAGATTGAACGCCGGCTGAAGTACGAGTCTCAGGTATTTAATTTGATCTAAATCCACTATTCCATTTTCTTTTCCTGTGTATATGATAACACTATGTTTGTGGCATTATAGCTGGTGGAAAGAGGAAGTACAAATGCAAATGATTTATCACAGTGTCATTACATTAAATGGCTTATCACTGCCCTTGTGTTTCCTGAATTTGTTTCTTGGCTGTTCGGCTTCTCTTCCTGTGGGGATTTGTCATGGTGTTGTTCCTTTCAGCTGCTAGGGTGGCTGATGGTGGCGGGGATGGCAGTGGTTCTGTTCCTCCTGCTGTGCATGAAGCGCTGCTGCTCTCCCCTGGGCTACCAACAGGAGGCGTACTGGTCCCAGTTCCGCTCCAACGAGCACGACCTCTTCCAGCGCACGGCCGACGTGCACTCCCGTATCCTGGCTGTTGAGAGTGTTAAGAGCTACTTTGGCTTCGTGGccctggagaaagaggagaaacagCAGCTGGAGGAGCACCAGAATGCCAGCCCCATCTCTAGTACAGAGTGGAACCGGATCACTGGGATCTGCTTGTACAGAGAGAAAAAGGGATTGCCCCTCTATAGCCGCCTCAACAAGTGGGCCCAGTACAGTGTGGAGAACAACATAGACgccatggagaaagagatggacacTCTGAGCTGACTGGCACTGGACACCCCAGTGTTCTTCAGCCATGATCCTGGGAACCCACTGGGAGTGCAgccttttgttccagcccagcactgacACATTCAACTAATTAACTTAATAGTCAAGTCCTTGATTAGTTGAAAGAATCAGGTGTGTAAGCACAGGGCTGGAGCAAAAGTATGTCCACCTGATGTgtccccaggaccagggttaAAGAACACTGACCTAGGTAGATTAGTCTTTTACTTGTATTATCccacatttgtatttattacacCCTTCGGCTAGTGATGGCACCTGATAACTATTGGAAGTAAATTGGAATGGACTCAAAAATGGATTGAACTAATGTTCCCAACGTTACACTGTCATTGTTCCCCATTTACTTCTGCTCTCTTCCAGTTTTCACATGGTTGTAATGGTTGATAAAGGACGATAGTCCAAAGTATTTCTTCGGAGTTTGTGTTCATATGCTTATTGTGTCTAGTTCAGGGTCCATGTTTAACAGAACATTTTATGGAGGTGTTTTACCCTCCCTCTCAATAAGAGACAAGCTCTCAGACTAGATGGCCTGTTACTGTAACATCCTGCACTTCCAAACATCAGCTCGTAGACAGAGCACCGTTTTCTCTGTCAGGATTCAGTTCTGTTGCTTTTTTCTTCGTAAATTTCCATAAAAACGACCTATTATGCCTGTTGTCCTGGGTATCTCTAAGATGGTCGCTaaatctgtctgtgtctgtgtctgtgtctgtctctgtctctgtctctgtgtctgtctctgtctctgtgtctgtctctttctttgtctctgtctctgtctctgtctctgtctctctctctgtgtgtgtgtgtgtgtgtgtgtgtgtgtgtgtgtgtgtgtgtgtgtgtgtgtgtgtgtgtgtgtgtgtgtgtgtgtgtgtgtgtgtgtgtgtgtgtgtgtgtgtgtgtgtgtgtgtgtgtgtgtgtgtgtgtgtgtgtgtgtgtgtttatctgcttGTCTCTCTGACTATCAGATTCACTGGCTGCCCGATTGTCCGACATTCAAACCCATCTGATTGTCTGCTTATCTGTATAGGACAGttatctgaactcatcatgagaggCCTCAGTTGCTCGCGGGGCTGAGTACCCATATGCCCTCCCCACCCCCGGCCCATCCCTGGTCTAGAAGCCGTTCATGTGTACCTACCTATCTGTTTGCCTGTTTGTCCTCATGTCTGTCTATGTTACCATGGTCGAGTTCCTGCCCAACTGCATAGCATCAACCAATAGTTGCGTGCCACCACTGCCACGTCATTGACTGTGCAGTCAGACATCAGATTTCTATATAAaatgatgtggttagctgatatgttGAATATGTATCCATGCGTTGTAAGCTCTGGCATGGCGTCTGCAATGTAGTCGACCAGGAACTCAACCCATCTGTCTGCCTGCTTGCCTTTCTGCCTATCTGCCTATATGGCTCCTGCTCTGTTGTCGCCTAGTAATAGCTTATAGCTggaaagagggcaggggagggagggaagtaaaaggagagggaaagtgagcaaggcagagagaaaggagggggcgGGTGAAAGTAGAGCTGTGATGCAGACAGCGAATCACATGAGCAGGGATATGTTTACAAACTGAGCTGAGGAGGCGTGCTCACTTGCTCCATTATGAGGAAGCAGGACTGAGAgccaagagagaaaaagagagactgggaccaGAGGAGAGGTGCTGCCTGGGTTAAACTTAGCAGTGTTAGgctcatttttctctctctctttttttcaccTCCTCTTTGTCTGTTTTGAAGGGGGGGGGCAGATGGCTGGGGCTGACAGAGCAGAGAGCACAACGCCAGTGCGGGCATGAGGAGCTGCTTTCACAGGAACACTGGGCACTGCAGGGAGCCATTCGCGTCTTTCCTTTGTTTCCCATCATTGGCAGAGGCAGGTTTTAACAGCAAGAGAGGAAATCTATGTCGAGAcgaaggaggaggcagagagaaagagagagaaggagagtaaaACAGAGGACCTCAGAGGAGCAGGGGAGGTAGGGGTAAGCCTTGTGACAATGTTTCTCTCCTTTTGGACTATTAACAATGACATAGATTTGTCTTTAACCTGTCAGGTTTGGATGTTTATATCCTAGTATAAACAACGCTATGATCCGGATATCTTTTTGTTTATTTGAAGAGTGGAGCCATTGCAACACGGCTGTATTTGATTCCACAATACCTTTTCACATTTGTTTTGAGCTTGATTTTGGATTGAAAAAAGTACCTATCAATTCCTGATGACATTGTTGCTTGATTATTCACATCATGCTTACCTAAATCATCACAAATGAGAGTTGATTTCAACAATGAGTGACTTGTTTTTGTAATGTTTTACTGGAAAACAGACCATCATCCACAAGAGAGTTTCTTGAGGAACTGAGAGTTTTATCCCAAAGGGATTGACTCAGCCTACAAACACAACAAGGATTGAGTAATCAGTCCTTTTCATTGGGGACAAGAGAGTTTGGACTCACGTCATTGTCTGGAAGACAGTGACTTATCTGGGGACAATCTCCTCAATCTGTCTGCACCCCAACAAACAAAGACCTAGGACTGGTTGTGACCGCAGACACAGTGACCCTAGTGGTCGTGATTGACTTCAGACGTTTTCACCCCAATCCACTGATTCCCTGGGTCTCTGGCCATCTGGAAGCTGGTTTCATGCACCCGGTCCGGTGGTGTAACGGTGAGTATGTCCTTCCAATGTTTCGTCGCGTATCAATGACCTTTGTGTTTGTGGTGTAACAATGTATTGTCACGTTACAATTGGTTTGCATCTGAGTGGATACGACTCTTATGGTCCTGTGCCTGTTTTGTGTGTCTTTCTTTTTAACACTGAGCCCTTAAACACCAGACATCATGTGTTCACAGAGTGGTCTACCTCTTAGAGCTTTTGACTATCAATGATTTACTAACATCCTCCCAATATTACAGatgcccccccacccctctcaccCAAACCCAGCACTCCACCCCCCTCAGAGACAGAGCCGGTGGAATGGCCCTTCTGGCCTGACCTTCACACAGGCAAAGAGGGACCTTTGACCCAGAAAGTACTCTACTCATTGTGGGACTATGGGTGGTATTAGACCTTAGGGTTGCTCAACATTCTCTCCCGAGATAGTTCTGCTGATGACGGTCTAAAATGGCTGCATGGACTGAAAGAACCCAATTCCCCATCTCCCCTcagagcacgcacacacacagacatacacacacacgcacacacacgcacgcacgcacatgcacgcCTAACCATCTGAGTAGAGGGtttttccattgtggtcctcccAGGTGACACACACTCTAGGCCTGTAGGCCATTCTTGTGAcatccagttctctctctctctctctctctctctctctctctctctctctctctctctctctctctctctctcacacacacacacacacacacacacacacacacacacacacacacacacacacacacacacacacacacacacacacacacacacacacacacacacacacacacacacacacacacacacacacacacacacacacacacacaccacacacagtaaaATGATTCATGCCAAGTGTTGACCAGCATCCACCTGTAAAGAAATGAACTGTGAGAACTGTTAGAACCCCCTGTACTGATGATGAAACAAAGCATTTTATGGTTCAAATAAATTATGCAAAGGAGGTGGCAAACAAGTCAGACTGCTCAGTTGATTGGTTGACATATTGTAAATTGAGAAAAGTTGTGACTaaacttaacaaaaaaaaaaaaaaattattttactaaacaaagataaatgacataaaaCACAATGTAAAAAAACCTTTGGAGTACCTTAAATGATATCATGGGCAGAAAACCCAATTCATCTCCATCGTTCATTGAAGTTGATGGGTCATTTATAACAAAACCTTTCGTTTTTGCCAATCATTTCGATGCCTATTTCACTAGTAAAGTGGAAAAACTTAGAAGTGAAATGACAACATTGAATAGTGAACTATCATATTACGATCTAATAATGaaatttgaatttgaatttggtcaagttattgtgggagaggtggaaaaaccATTGTTATCTATCAATAATGATAagccaccaggtatagacaacctagaTGGGAAACTATTGAGAATGCTAGCAGACTATATTGCCACGCATATTTGCTATGTCTTTAACCAAAGCCTAAAATGAGTGTGTCTGTCCACAGGCATGGAAGGAAGCTAAATTAATTCCTTTGTCTAAAAATAGTAAAGCACCCTTTGCTGGTGCTAACAGCCACACAATCAGTGTGCTGCCTATTCTCAACTTGTACTGCACTAACTTAGATTGTTGATGATTGGTTAAAAGAAATGGATAATAAAATGATAGTTGGAGCAGTATTGTTatatttcagtgcagcctttgatgttaTTGATTATAAACTGTCATTGAAAAAACTCACTTGCTAACAGGAAGTCCCATTGAGACCAAGGTCTCCTTTACAAGAGTGACCTGCATTTTACAATTGACACCTTTTATAGAATTAcagtagggactggtgcacttcacaaaatagatggcatcatgagggaggacaattacgtagatatattgaagcaacatctcaagacatcagtcaggaagttaaagcttggtcagaaatgtgtcttccaaatggacaatgaccccaaacatacttccaaagttgtggcaaaatggcttaaggacaacaaagtcaaggtattgaagtggccatcacaaagccctgacctcaatcctatagaaaatgtgtgggcagaactgaaaaagcatctgcgagcaaggaggcctacaaacctgactcagttacaccagctctgtcaggaggaatgggccaaagttcacccatcttattgtgggaagcttgtggaaggctacctgaaacgt harbors:
- the calhm2.1 gene encoding calcium homeostasis modulator protein 2.1, whose translation is MAALITENFKFVSLFFKSKDVMIFNGLIALGTVASQTMYNIFAFDCPCSSGRNYLYGLAAIGVPALAFYLVGIMLNKSTWDLVSECRLRRCRKLSGAAAFAVLGTIIGRAAVAPVTWAVISLLRGEAYVCALSEFVDPSTLEGFPSGQGLEVMARFPCKSTVPQEMQGFWAEIERRLKYESQLLGWLMVAGMAVVLFLLLCMKRCCSPLGYQQEAYWSQFRSNEHDLFQRTADVHSRILAVESVKSYFGFVALEKEEKQQLEEHQNASPISSTEWNRITGICLYREKKGLPLYSRLNKWAQYSVENNIDAMEKEMDTLS